The following proteins are encoded in a genomic region of Flammeovirga pectinis:
- a CDS encoding DUF4974 domain-containing protein: MTGEEHDDFIKKGTRKFSDGSKGLSGKTSDPDEILLNQISTTLNNKSIPNSKISSDQAWESIQKSLADKKNDTNRVIKFFQKKNFNIAAAILGVFVGLYALYFFSNGIHSINPSDGTLEYTFPDGSVAFLKKGSNIKYLSIPFDGQIYLDGHAQFNISGAEDGGKSFEIKTKRSVIKALPSSSFDIRDDKYIYQLTNIGPKGITYRSIKDAPNLSKILDERSMILTFGKIFSEPTATHLHHTLWTKGTFKYELAQVDMVLSDFEKQYGITIEHSIDFTNREFSGVFHDDNVNSAMTEICDYLKLDFVLAGERVLLSEIK, from the coding sequence ATGACTGGAGAGGAACACGATGACTTTATAAAAAAAGGAACTCGTAAATTTAGTGATGGAAGTAAGGGTTTAAGTGGTAAAACTTCTGATCCTGACGAGATATTATTGAATCAAATTTCTACAACACTTAATAACAAAAGCATTCCTAATTCTAAAATATCATCTGATCAAGCATGGGAGTCAATCCAAAAATCACTAGCTGATAAAAAGAACGATACGAATAGAGTAATAAAATTCTTTCAAAAAAAGAACTTTAATATTGCAGCTGCAATATTAGGTGTTTTTGTAGGGTTGTATGCCTTATATTTTTTTTCAAATGGTATACACAGTATCAACCCTTCAGATGGTACTTTAGAATATACATTTCCAGATGGTTCTGTTGCTTTTTTAAAAAAGGGATCTAATATTAAGTATTTGAGTATTCCTTTTGACGGTCAAATTTATCTAGATGGTCATGCTCAGTTTAATATATCGGGAGCAGAAGATGGTGGTAAAAGCTTTGAAATAAAGACTAAAAGAAGTGTAATTAAAGCACTCCCATCAAGCAGCTTTGATATAAGAGATGATAAATATATTTATCAACTTACAAATATAGGCCCCAAGGGTATTACTTATAGAAGTATTAAAGATGCTCCAAACTTATCAAAAATATTAGATGAACGATCTATGATTTTAACATTTGGTAAAATCTTCTCAGAACCAACTGCTACTCATCTACATCATACGTTGTGGACTAAAGGGACTTTTAAATATGAATTAGCGCAAGTTGATATGGTTTTATCAGATTTTGAAAAGCAATATGGGATAACTATTGAACATTCAATTGATTTTACAAATAGAGAGTTCTCTGGCGTATTTCATGATGATAATGTTAATAGTGCGATGACTGAAATCTGTGATTATTTAAAATTAGATTTTGTTTTAGCAGGTGAAAGAGTTCTTCTTTCTGAAATCAAATAG
- the fusA gene encoding elongation factor G, with product MAKKIHLSHQRNIGIMAHIDAGKTTTTERILYYTGKSHKIGEVHDGAATMDWMEQEQERGITITSAATTTTWNYPTDQGKVTPASEEYKVNIIDTPGHVDFTVEVARSLRVLDGAVALFCAVSGVEPQSETVWRQADDYKVPRICFVNKMDRAGADFLKAVKTIEEKLGATPVPLQLPIGAEEGFRGVVDLITNEAIVWNDEDQGFTYEVIDIPADMVDEVAEWRENLIEAVSTHNEELMEKFFEDPDSITADEVRVAVRKAVMNMEFSPVMCGSAFKNKGVQALLDAVCSYLPSPLDLPDTIGTNPETGEEVTRKADASDKFSALAFKIATDPFVGRLCFMRAYSGTLEAGSYVLNMRTGKKERISRLMQMHSNKQNPIPLVEAGDICAGVGFKDIKTGDTLVELGAPIVLEEMVFPEPVIGISIEPKTKADVDKLGMSIAKLIEEDPTLTVETNHETGQTILKGMGELHLEIIIDRLKREFGVEINEGAPQVAYREAIKTSTEHREVYKKQTGGKGKFGDIQFELGPAEPDEDGVIKPGLQFVNAIKGGIIPREFIPAVQKGFEASMENGALAGYPIDAMRVRLFYGSFHDVDSDALAFELAAKLGFKAASKHCTPIILEPIMDVSVITPDEYTGSVIGDINKRRGLPKGQEISNGAVVIKADVPLSELFGYVTDLRTITSGRASATLTFSEYKEVPRNVAEAVIAEAKK from the coding sequence GTGGCTAAGAAAATCCATCTTTCGCACCAAAGGAATATCGGTATCATGGCTCACATTGATGCTGGTAAAACTACGACTACTGAGCGTATCCTTTACTACACTGGTAAATCTCACAAAATTGGTGAGGTACATGACGGAGCTGCAACAATGGACTGGATGGAGCAAGAGCAAGAACGTGGTATCACTATTACGTCTGCTGCTACAACCACTACATGGAACTACCCTACTGATCAAGGTAAGGTAACTCCAGCTTCAGAAGAGTACAAAGTAAACATTATTGACACACCTGGTCACGTTGACTTCACTGTAGAAGTTGCGCGTTCATTACGTGTTCTTGATGGTGCTGTTGCTCTTTTCTGTGCTGTATCTGGTGTTGAACCTCAATCAGAAACTGTATGGCGTCAAGCTGACGATTACAAGGTACCTCGTATCTGTTTCGTTAACAAAATGGACCGTGCAGGTGCTGACTTCTTGAAAGCTGTTAAGACAATTGAAGAGAAACTTGGTGCTACACCAGTTCCTTTACAATTACCTATCGGTGCTGAAGAAGGATTCAGAGGTGTTGTTGACTTAATTACAAACGAAGCTATCGTTTGGAATGATGAAGACCAAGGATTTACTTATGAAGTAATCGACATCCCTGCTGATATGGTAGACGAAGTTGCTGAGTGGAGAGAAAACCTTATTGAGGCTGTTTCTACTCACAACGAAGAGTTGATGGAGAAATTCTTTGAAGATCCTGATTCAATTACTGCTGATGAAGTACGTGTTGCAGTTCGTAAGGCTGTTATGAACATGGAATTCTCTCCAGTAATGTGTGGTTCAGCATTTAAAAACAAAGGTGTTCAAGCATTGCTTGATGCTGTATGTTCTTACTTGCCATCGCCATTGGATTTACCAGATACAATTGGTACTAATCCTGAAACAGGTGAAGAAGTAACACGTAAAGCGGATGCTTCAGATAAATTCTCAGCGTTAGCATTTAAGATCGCAACTGACCCATTCGTAGGTCGTTTGTGTTTCATGCGTGCTTACTCTGGTACTTTAGAGGCTGGTTCGTATGTATTGAACATGCGTACTGGTAAAAAAGAGCGTATCTCTCGTTTGATGCAAATGCACTCTAACAAACAAAACCCAATTCCTTTAGTGGAAGCAGGTGATATTTGTGCTGGTGTTGGTTTTAAAGACATCAAAACAGGTGATACACTAGTAGAACTTGGTGCTCCAATCGTTCTAGAAGAAATGGTATTCCCAGAGCCGGTAATCGGTATCTCTATCGAGCCTAAAACTAAGGCCGATGTTGATAAATTGGGTATGTCTATCGCTAAGCTTATCGAAGAAGATCCTACTTTAACTGTAGAAACTAACCACGAAACTGGTCAGACTATTCTTAAAGGTATGGGAGAACTTCACTTAGAGATCATCATCGACCGTTTGAAGCGTGAATTTGGCGTGGAAATCAACGAAGGTGCTCCTCAAGTAGCTTACCGTGAGGCAATCAAGACTTCTACTGAACACCGTGAGGTTTACAAGAAACAAACTGGTGGTAAAGGTAAATTTGGTGATATCCAATTCGAATTAGGCCCAGCTGAGCCAGATGAGGATGGTGTTATTAAGCCAGGTTTACAATTTGTAAATGCAATTAAAGGTGGTATTATTCCAAGAGAATTTATCCCTGCAGTACAAAAAGGATTCGAAGCTTCAATGGAAAACGGTGCTTTAGCTGGTTACCCAATTGATGCAATGCGTGTTCGTTTATTCTACGGTTCTTTCCACGATGTCGATTCAGATGCTTTAGCATTCGAATTAGCTGCAAAACTTGGATTCAAAGCTGCGTCTAAACATTGTACACCTATCATCCTTGAGCCAATTATGGATGTTTCTGTAATTACTCCAGATGAATATACTGGTTCGGTTATCGGTGATATCAACAAACGTCGTGGTCTTCCGAAAGGACAAGAGATCTCTAACGGTGCTGTTGTAATCAAAGCTGATGTACCTTTATCAGAATTATTTGGTTATGTGACTGACCTTCGTACGATCACTTCTGGTCGTGCATCTGCAACTTTAACGTTCTCTGAGTACAAAGAAGTACCAAGAAACGTTGCTGAAGCAGTTATCGCAGAAGCTAAGAAATAA
- the rpsJ gene encoding 30S ribosomal protein S10: MTQKIRIKLKSYDHNLVDKSAGKIVEAVKKTDAVVAGPVPLPTKKEKFTVLRSPHVNKKAREQFQLCTYKRLIDIFSSSPKTVDALMKLDLPSGVDVEIKV, from the coding sequence ATGACACAAAAAATCAGAATCAAGCTTAAGTCTTACGATCACAACTTAGTAGATAAATCTGCTGGTAAAATCGTTGAAGCAGTTAAGAAAACAGATGCTGTAGTTGCAGGTCCTGTACCTCTTCCTACAAAGAAAGAAAAATTCACAGTTCTTCGTTCTCCACACGTTAACAAGAAAGCTCGTGAGCAATTCCAACTTTGTACTTACAAGCGTTTGATTGACATCTTCTCGTCTTCTCCAAAGACTGTTGATGCTTTAATGAAGCTTGACCTTCCAAGTGGTGTTGATGTTGAAATCAAAGTTTGA